The genomic stretch AATACTGACAACTCATGAAGCAAAGTCCTCACTTTtaatccataaataaataatcaattaatacaattaaatattttatattaagAACAGCTAAATTTAGGTTTCAATAAAAATAGGAGCTCCATGAACAGTAGACAGATGATAGGCCCAGATTAACACTGACGCTGAGGCCTGTGCGCGCAGTGAGGCCTGTGCGCGCGGCCTCGGGCTTCACTCTGGTCAAACTTAAACCGCGTGACCAGGTCAGGTCCACCTTGTAATGAAACTATGGTCCAGGCTCGTGTCTCTGACAAAAGGGCGCGTGCCTTATGGGTCTGTGCGCGGGTGCGCGCCAGGCTCAGTGAGTTGCTGAGAACTTCATCCTCTTCTGTTTCTGCCGCTGGTTACAGAACCACACGCGAACCACGTTTTTCTTCAGGTCTAGTTTCTCTGCGATCGCTGCGATCTTCTCTGAGGACGGCCGCGGTTGCACCGCGAAGTACGCCTCTAGGGAACGCTTTTCTGGGGCTGCGATGCTCGTGCGCTTCCTCTTTTTGTCCGCACCACTGAAAATTTCTGGTTTGGCCATCTTCTCTCGCTGTGCGCGCTCTGCCTCCTCGAGCCAGGCCTCCAGGATGGGTTTCAACGCCACCATGTTGTTGTGGGACAGAGTCAGGGACTCAAAGCGGCAGATGGTGCTCTGGCTAAGGCAGCCCACGCCCGGTATCTTCAGATTTGCGAGGGCCGCGCCCACGTCCGCTTGTGTCACTCCGAGTTTGATGCGACGCTGTTTGAAGCGCTCTGCAAAAGACTCGAGCTCTCGTGGGTCTGGCTCTGCTTCTACACCTCCAGAGCCGAGTGAGCCATGAGAGGCCAGGCTGTGCGCGTGCATGTTGACAGACTGcccgtggtggtggtggtggggcaTGTGGTTGATGGCGGACATATGCGCGTGCGCGCCGTGTGTGGCTGCGGAACAGACGTCAGGGCCCGCCATGGCTCCCAGCGCGAGGCCGGGTGTCAGGTGCTCGAGCAGGTCGCCCTCGAGGCCCTGCGCAGGCTGGTGGTGCGTGTGGTGGTGTGACGTCAGCACAGACGGGTGGTGCAGGTGCCCAGACGAGGACGTGGGCGTGCACGTCATACTGGTCATGGTGGTCATGGTGTGGTACGTGGCGTC from Periophthalmus magnuspinnatus isolate fPerMag1 chromosome 14, fPerMag1.2.pri, whole genome shotgun sequence encodes the following:
- the pou4f4 gene encoding brain-specific homeobox/POU domain protein 3-like produces the protein MMSMNSKQPFSVHPILHEPKYTPLHSSSEAIRRACLPTPSLQGNIFAGFDESLLQRAEALAAVDIVAQKSHPFKPDATYHTMTTMTSMTCTPTSSSGHLHHPSVLTSHHHTHHQPAQGLEGDLLEHLTPGLALGAMAGPDVCSAATHGAHAHMSAINHMPHHHHHGQSVNMHAHSLASHGSLGSGGVEAEPDPRELESFAERFKQRRIKLGVTQADVGAALANLKIPGVGCLSQSTICRFESLTLSHNNMVALKPILEAWLEEAERAQREKMAKPEIFSGADKKRKRTSIAAPEKRSLEAYFAVQPRPSSEKIAAIAEKLDLKKNVVRVWFCNQRQKQKRMKFSATH